gtgcttaacccactgcactaccacccaacccccttgagGTAACTTCTTATCACCACAGCCATGATTCTGCAGGCCCCCCATCAATATTCTAGAGAATGTCAGTTGGGGCACATGGGCTGGGGGGCGTGGGGTGTGCATTCACGGTTTAATAAATCAGTCTCGTGTCTGTGGAAACCTGCTTCCTAAAGTGCTTTGTTTACACTAAGAAGTGCCTCCAGAGAGTTTGTTCTGAGGCCAGTTGCCACCTGTGCCCCTTCCGATGTCTGGCTGGGGATGAGGAGGATGCTGGGGAGAGCAGAATGAACAGCATCCAGGCTGGAGAGAGCTGGGGcggagtgggtgggaggaggggagcGCTCACCTGCACACAGCCAGGTCCTTCCTGCCCTCATGTGCTCgccagacggggggggggggggggggggggggggggggggggggggggccggggcTGAGAAAGACGGAGGGTTTCTCCACTGCCTCTTCCTGTCATGCCAGCCATATCTGGGTCAGGAGAAGTACCAGGTCATAAGGTGGTGCCCCAGAGTGGTGATGGCACAGCAGGACTGAAGTCTAGCCTTGCAGCACTGCCCCCTTTGCCCCGACTCCTGTGCCCTATCTGGGATGTCCGACCTCTGCAGCCTCTTGACTAGCTAATCACCAGGgggccccagggccctgcctgccAGGTGCAGTCAGCTTGacccctgctcagctcagctgcATAATAACCCTTTCTGATTCAGAACAGGCTCGTCAGAGTATGGGGACTCCCCTGCATCCCACCCAGCTTCTATACAGGGTCCCTGTCCCCCATacacccctcccccagcacaCTTCCTATGGTGTggaacagttttgttttgtttttaattttttcatatttattgttcccttttgttccccttgttgttttattgttgttggcatgacagttattattgatgtcattgttgttggataggacagggagaaatggagagaggagaggaagacagagaggaggagagaaaaagagacacctgcagacctgcttcaccacctgtcaagtgactcccctgcaggtggggagccgggggctcgaaccgggatctttacgccggtccttgcgctttgcaccacatgcgtttaactcactgcgccaccacccaactccctgtatgtTCAGCAGTTTTACCAAACACTACTCCtgtactcccctccccccagagtctcTATCAGGgtccttcttctagcatttgcccttcttccgtagccagtcaacagcatcaggagctgcttgttgctggctttgaaagtgactgggatcgatgtggattcagtcggctaggaaggatcgtcagtttccccaatgaatgggtactcacgggatgcaccacgggaaggtcaatccaaggGTCCTAAGATGTCCTATCACACCCTCACACCCTGCCCCCTGCTTCCCCAGTGGTTAAGACAGAGACAGCACCTGGACTGACACCCCCAAGAAGGAACCAAGTTGTCGCTTTCCTCTTGACTGGGGAGATTTGTGATGTCCCTGGAGcatcctggggcctcagagtcaaagaggcagagacaaatCATCTTCTCCTAGACAGTCTCCACGGGCAGCCccgctccctcctcccctccgtcCCCGGCTGTGCCAGGCAGTTCTGATGAAAAGCAGTAGATCATGGTGCCGCGGAACCCACTCCCAAGTGTCGCTGTGGGAAGACATCAGCCCGATTCTAGGAGTCGTAGGAGAAAGCCCTCTTCCAGGGAAGGGAGCATTGCCTCAGACAACAGTGGGgaaacccacacacacacacacacacactttccctcGGGAAGGagccctgctcctggtggccattttttccattttattgaacaggacaaagaaattgagagaggagtgggagatagagagggagaaagaaagagggacacctgcagacctgcttcaccactcgtgaagcttcccctgcaggtggggagccaggggctggaacctggatccttgtgcaggtccttgtgctttgtaatgtgtgtgtctaaccaggtgcaccaccacccagccccccacctccccttctCTACTGGGGACGAGGAGAACAAACAACACAGAACGAGGGTGCCATGTGACGAGCAGGGTTCTCTCTCACGAAGGCAGGGAGCCCCCAGACCAGACACCATCCTGGGTCAGGCTGTTTCCCCCTCTGCTGACTCACttgctcccctctccttttcagcATTCGCCATCATGATCGTGCTGGCCCTGGTCCGCATCGGGCATGGGCAGGGAGAGGGGCACCCGCCCGCAGCCAACTTCTCAGGGATCCGGAAcctgtttggtgtgtgtgtgtactccttCATGTGCCAGCACTCCCTGCCATCTCTCATCACGCCCATCTCCTCCAAGCGCCACCTTACCCGCCTGGTCTTCTTGGACTATGTGCTGATCCTGGCCTTCTACAGCCTCCTCTCCTTCACCGCCATCTTCTGCTTCCGGGGCGACAGCCTCCTCGACATGTACGCCCTCAACTTTGCGCGCTGCGATGTGGTGGGCCTGGCGGCCGTGCGCTACTTCCTGGGCCTCTTCCCCGTCTTCACCATCAGCACCAACTTCCCCATCATCGCGGTGACGCTGCGCAACAACTGGAAGGCTCTCTTCCACCGAGAGGGGGGTACGTACCCCTGGGTGGTGGACCGCGTGGTATTCCCCACCATCACGCTGGTGCCCCCTGTGCTGGTGGCCTTCTTCACCCATGACCTGGAGTCCCTGGTGGGCATCACGGGGGCGTACGCGGGCACGGGCATCCAGTATGCTATCCCCGCCTTCCTGGTGCACCTGTGCCGCAAAGACACCCTGCTGGCCTTCGGCAGCGGGGCTGTCAATAAGCACAGGTCCCCTTTCCGCCACACCTTCTGGGTGGGCTTTGTGCTGCTCTGGGCTTTGTCCTGCTTCCTCTTTGTCACAGCCAACATTGTCCTCAGCGAGACCAAGGTCTGAAGGTCGAATGTATCAGGTGACAGAGGGGTTGGGAGTCCTGCCCTCCAAACCCACAAGCCGAGATCTAGCTGCTTCCCATGTCTCTGTGGGGTGagtgagatggggggggggttctccccCACCAGGATTCTACGGTCTGCACTTACCGAGGGACCCTCGTCCCTGGCCCCTCTGCCATGGACTGGTCCTCGCCCACTAAGCTGCACAGTCAGGCCGAGGGGCCCAGGTTCCAGGACCCAAGTTGTCCCCTCCCACCAGGACAGGCTCCTCCCAGTGCATGGTAGAGAGTCCCGGCACTGCCACTCCTTAGAGCAGATCCCTTCCCTCCGTGGCTGGGAAATCTACTCCCATTGTAGCTGCTGGCTCCTCAGGGTGGGGCCCAGGCCCTAGTCCCCTCGCCTGTGATAGGCAGGGCCCCTCCACCTTCCTGCCAGGCCTGGAGTAGCCACGCCTCCAGAGGCCCCTAGCTGGCCCCAGCACAGGAGCAGGAAAGGCTGGTCTGTACCAGGGCCCCCCACAAGAGCCCTTGATGTGGGCCCTGGCTCCTATTCTGGGCTCTTGAGCCCGTACCAGCTCAAGAACAGCCCTTCCGAGGTGGGCAGAGCAGTCAGACGCTGGATTTAAAGCCCAGATCTGGTGACCCCTAAAAAGGATTCTGATCTCCTGAACGCCCCACTGGGACTCCTGGGACCTTCCTCAGTGCCATAGAGCCCCTAGAGGAGAACCTTGCTACCTGCTAGCCCCGGAGTTCAAGAGTGCCCTGGACATGGGCCAGTAAGCGTGCGGTTCCGCCCCAGAAGGGGCAGCAGCCAGGCCCACCTGTCCCTCCTCCACTGGCAGGAACAGTGGCTCCCTTAGGAGTCAGGCTGTGGCTGCTCAGTTTCCTTGTCCTTGGGCACCCTGGGGTAAGACTGGGCACCTGCCACTATACCCGTGGAAGGAGGGCCAGgtgcccaccccaccctgcccccccaaTCATGCAGGCAGCCTTCCTTGGGGACACAGGTGACAAATGAACTGCATTCTCAATGTGCCTTCTCTTGCTTCAGGACCTGgggtccctcctgtcccctccttggcttgccctcccctctcccccccccccggcctggTCCCACCTGTTCTGAAGCCCAGAACAGCTTGACCAAGAGCTGCCTCTTTGGGGTGGGGACTCAGGCCCCcgccccaccctcttgatttcagtGCCTTGCTCAGCCCTGTGCCACCACCTCCTCCACCTGTCCCTGACCATCTGCATAACTCAGACAGAACCATGCTGCTTCATCTCCCGGGGCCACAGGGTCTCAGGGTTAGAGGGAAGCGGCATTGCtttacagaagcagagagagcccAGGGAGTGTCAGTCTGGCCAACTTGACCACCCCGAGGCCCAGTCAGCCACTCTCTGCTTTCTTGCTATTGCCACCTGTCTTAGGTCCCCAGTGCTCATCCCCATGTGTCATTATTTGACACCTATGTGGGAAGTAGATATCCCTTCCCCATCTGCCAGGTGGCTTCTTCCTGGGAGG
Above is a window of Erinaceus europaeus chromosome 12, mEriEur2.1, whole genome shotgun sequence DNA encoding:
- the TMEM104 gene encoding transmembrane protein 104 isoform X3, translated to MAGEITETGELYSPYVGLVYMFNLIVGTGALTMPKAFATAGWLVSLVLLVFLGFMSFVTTTFMMEAMAAANAQLHWKRMENSLEEEDEDSSSGSDSDALTQDNYEQAEKRPILSVQRHGSQHLFEITDRVEMGQMASMFFNKVGVNLFYFCIIIYLYEDLAIYAAAVPSSLMQVTCSAVGNDSCGVEAHTKHNDTDPCWGPLRRVDAYRIYLAVFTLLLGPFTFFDVQKTKYLQILTSLMRWIAFAIMIVLALVRIGHGQGEGHPPAANFSGIRNLFGVCVYSFMCQHSLPSLITPISSKRHLTRLVFLDYVLILAFYSLLSFTAIFCFRGDSLLDMYALNFARCDVVGLAAVRYFLGLFPVFTISTNFPIIAVTLRNNWKALFHREGGTYPWVVDRVVFPTITLVPPVLVAFFTHDLESLVGITGAYAGTGIQYAIPAFLVHLCRKDTLLAFGSGAVNKHRSPFRHTFWVGFVLLWALSCFLFVTANIVLSETKV